The following are encoded together in the Mumia sp. Pv4-285 genome:
- a CDS encoding class F sortase, giving the protein MTTEPDLVAVRREARARRRARARVRTVVGVVAGAAGLLCLWVAYGASASFDGVGAGEIPAETRAPETAKSPLAPAPTRTLPAGRAALPVSVSVPELGVDAPVAPMSAVDGVLTPPPDASTVGWWDAGARPGAAKGTVVVAGHTVHTGGGAFDDLGTLDEGARVAVRTRRGVVRYEVRRVETYDRAALAAKSARLFRRTGTPRLLLITCEDWDGEGYRSNTVVVAAPVPAP; this is encoded by the coding sequence GTGACCACCGAGCCTGACCTCGTCGCCGTCCGCCGCGAGGCGCGTGCCCGTCGCCGGGCACGCGCCCGCGTACGGACGGTGGTCGGTGTCGTCGCGGGTGCCGCGGGCCTCCTGTGCCTCTGGGTGGCCTACGGCGCCTCCGCATCCTTCGACGGTGTCGGGGCGGGCGAGATCCCCGCCGAGACGAGAGCGCCGGAGACCGCAAAGTCTCCGCTCGCTCCGGCTCCCACCCGGACGCTGCCCGCAGGACGCGCTGCCCTGCCGGTGTCGGTGAGCGTCCCCGAGCTCGGCGTCGACGCACCGGTCGCCCCGATGAGCGCGGTCGACGGAGTCCTCACCCCGCCACCCGATGCGTCCACCGTCGGCTGGTGGGACGCCGGGGCGCGCCCCGGCGCCGCGAAGGGCACCGTCGTCGTCGCCGGTCACACCGTCCACACCGGCGGAGGTGCGTTCGACGACCTCGGGACTCTCGACGAGGGCGCGCGGGTCGCCGTCCGGACGCGACGCGGTGTCGTGCGCTACGAGGTCCGCCGGGTGGAGACGTACGACCGGGCGGCCCTCGCGGCGAAGTCCGCGCGCCTGTTCCGGCGGACCGGCACCCCACGCCTGCTGCTGATCACGTGCGAGGACTGGGACGGCGAGGGTTATCGCTCGAACACGGTGGTCGTCGCCGCCCCCGTCCCGGCGCCCTGA
- a CDS encoding LLM class F420-dependent oxidoreductase yields MELRIFTEPQQGATYDDLLAVARTAEEQGFGAFFRSDHYLAMGDGQGLPGPTDAWTTLAGLARDTSTIRLGTLMTSATFRHPGVLAIQVAQVDQMSGGRAEIGIGAGWFAAEHEAYGIPFPATGERFDRFEEQLAILTGLWETPVGERFDHDGKHYTLVDSPALPKPVQSPRPPVLIGGKGARRTPALAARYADEFNLPFVPVAEHRAMYDRVRAACDDVDRDPDDLTYSSALVVCCGRDDAEVVRRAAAIGRDVDELRVNGLCGTPDEVAERISAYAGAGSERVYLQVLDLADLDHVALLGEQVLPAVTDV; encoded by the coding sequence ATGGAGCTGCGCATCTTCACCGAGCCACAGCAGGGCGCCACGTACGACGACCTCCTGGCGGTCGCTCGGACGGCCGAGGAACAGGGCTTCGGTGCCTTCTTCCGGTCCGACCACTACCTCGCCATGGGGGACGGTCAGGGGCTGCCCGGGCCGACGGACGCCTGGACGACGCTGGCCGGGCTCGCGCGCGACACGAGCACGATCCGGCTCGGCACGTTGATGACGTCGGCGACGTTCCGCCACCCCGGGGTCCTTGCGATCCAGGTGGCGCAGGTCGACCAGATGAGTGGTGGGCGTGCCGAGATCGGCATCGGCGCGGGCTGGTTCGCGGCGGAGCACGAGGCGTACGGCATCCCGTTCCCTGCGACCGGCGAGCGCTTCGACCGGTTCGAGGAGCAGCTGGCGATCCTCACCGGGCTGTGGGAGACCCCGGTCGGTGAGCGTTTCGACCACGACGGCAAGCACTACACCCTCGTCGACTCGCCGGCGTTGCCGAAGCCGGTGCAGTCCCCGCGGCCTCCCGTGCTCATCGGGGGCAAGGGCGCCCGGCGGACCCCCGCGCTGGCTGCCCGATACGCCGACGAGTTCAACCTCCCCTTCGTCCCGGTCGCCGAGCATCGTGCGATGTACGACCGGGTGCGCGCGGCCTGCGACGATGTCGACCGCGATCCCGACGACCTGACCTACTCGAGCGCGCTGGTGGTGTGCTGCGGACGTGACGACGCCGAGGTCGTACGACGCGCCGCCGCGATCGGCCGCGACGTCGACGAGCTTCGCGTCAACGGTCTCTGCGGCACGCCCGACGAGGTGGCCGAACGGATCTCCGCCTACGCCGGGGCAGGGTCGGAGCGCGTCTACCTCCAGGTGCTCGACCTAGCCGACCTCGACCACGTCGCGCTGCTCGGCGAGCAGGTCCTGCCGGCGGTCACCGATGTCTGA
- a CDS encoding tyrosine-protein phosphatase, with translation MSESHSSVPNLRDLGGLPTEDGATTSYGVLFRSAMPSAEDRGLDGVPWPPSLVLDLRSSAESGPDHPLAGAGATVRQISLLEALRPDGPQSASPEVVARMASGGLEALYLGMLEVARAELAQVATLVADHDGATLLHCAAGKDRTGVAVAMLLRTAGVERDAVVKDYLATGAAMDAVLQRLRLAPPLDVSRPAPRSYLAIPQEAIDAVLDVWDAHPGGTAGWLHDAGAEADVIDRVRARLVD, from the coding sequence ATGTCTGAGTCGCACTCCTCGGTCCCCAACCTGCGCGACCTTGGTGGTCTCCCGACCGAGGACGGTGCGACGACGTCGTACGGCGTGCTGTTCCGGTCGGCGATGCCGAGCGCCGAGGACCGTGGGCTCGACGGCGTCCCGTGGCCGCCGAGCCTCGTGCTCGACCTTCGGTCGTCGGCGGAGTCCGGTCCGGACCACCCGCTCGCCGGCGCCGGTGCGACGGTCCGCCAGATCTCGCTCCTGGAGGCACTCCGTCCCGACGGTCCCCAGTCCGCGAGCCCTGAGGTCGTCGCGCGCATGGCGAGCGGCGGGCTGGAGGCGCTCTACCTCGGCATGCTCGAGGTTGCCCGGGCGGAGCTGGCACAGGTCGCCACGCTGGTCGCCGACCACGACGGAGCGACGCTGCTGCACTGTGCTGCCGGCAAGGACCGCACCGGCGTCGCGGTGGCGATGCTGCTCCGTACGGCGGGTGTCGAGCGCGACGCGGTCGTGAAGGACTACCTGGCGACCGGAGCCGCCATGGATGCGGTGCTCCAGCGGCTGCGGCTGGCGCCGCCGTTGGACGTGTCGAGGCCCGCTCCCCGGTCGTACCTGGCGATTCCGCAGGAGGCGATCGACGCCGTGCTCGACGTGTGGGACGCGCACCCCGGCGGCACCGCTGGATGGCTGCACGACGCGGGCGCGGAGGCGGACGTGATCGATCGGGTCCGTGCGCGGCTGGTCGACTGA